One stretch of Diabrotica undecimpunctata isolate CICGRU chromosome 5, icDiaUnde3, whole genome shotgun sequence DNA includes these proteins:
- the LOC140440979 gene encoding uncharacterized protein: MMQQYDTDIQCDTTTTPFSVKDILSINNINESDYYSNNIKKEHSESVHPQYWDNAGYYGINEQYGYYIGSEGENYVNRNYWNCDSYLEGNQNHFQHLSNFYNTQINEQTHRNVKDDTYIKVESPKIQQVTSSKTELRKSGRQRTKRKPRVLFSQAQVYELEQKFKQQKYLSAPEREQMALGLKLTPTQVKIWFQNRRYKSKRQKIEKTEEKKHSSVITNSGFCIPQAIPQTPYSIFQNNNDIYPPNEYICQERYNELSVSFN, from the exons ATGATGCAACAGTACGATACGGATATACAGTGCGATACGACCACGACTCCTTTCTCGGTCAAAGATATCTTGAGCATAAATAACATAAACGAAAGTGACTATTACTCGAACAATATCAAAAAGGAACATAGTGAGTCGGTACACCCGCAGTACTGGGATAACGCTGGTTATTACGGGATCAACGAGCAATACGGGTATTACATTGGCAGTGAGGGCGAGAATTATGTGAATAGGAACTACTGGAACTGTGATAGTTATTTAGAAGGGAACCAGAACCATTTTCAGCACCTGAGCAACTTTTATAATACGCAGATCAATGAGCAGACCCATAGGAACGTTAAAGATGACACGTACATTAAAGTGGAGAGCCCAA AAATCCAACAAGTGACGAGTTCAAAGACCGAATTGCGGAAGTCAGGTCGACAAAGGACAAAACGAAAGCCTCGAGTACTCTTCAGCCAAGCTCAAGTCTACGAATTAGAGCAAAAATTCAAACAACAGAAGTACCTGTCGGCGCCCGAGAGAGAACAGATGGCACTGGGGTTGAAACTGACACCCACGCAGGTCAAAATTTGGTTCCAGAATAGAAG gtACAAAAGCAagagacaaaaaatagaaaagacAGAAGAAAAAAAGCACTCATCAGTGATCACCAACTCGGGATTTTGTATACCACAAGCGATACCACAAACCCCATACAGTATTTTCCAGAACAACAACGATATTTATCCCCCCAACGAATATATATGTCAGGAAAGGTATAACGAGTTAAGTGTTTCGTTTAACTAA